The sequence AGTGTTTTCTGAGAAATTGGGGGCTATCCGCCCCGGACACGAAGGTTAATTCCCGCTAAGGGCACTAGCATCGGCCACAATCCTGGTCTATCGACGGGGAATGATCAAAGCGCGGACCGCCAAATTTCAGATCGGACAGGTCGTGCGCCACCGGATCTTTTCGTTCCGGGGCGTGATTTTCGACATCGATCCGGAATTCAACAACACCGAGGAGTGGTGGCTGTCGATTCCCGAGGAGGTGCGGCCCCACAAGGACCAGCCGTTCTACCACCTGCTCGCGGAGAACGCTGAGTCCGAATACGTCGCCTATGTCTCCGAGCAGAACCTGTTGCCCGACGATTCCGGCGAGCCGGTCCGGCATTCCCAGGTTGCCGAGATCTTCATCAAGGACAAGGCCGGCGGCTATCGCCCGCGCAATCCGTCGCTGAACTGATCGTCGCCGATCATCGGCCAGCAAAAAAGGCGCTCGAACAGAGCGCCTTTTTCTTGTTCGGGACTTTGGCCCCGATCACTTCTGAGCGGTCGGAGGTGCGCCAGGCGCGCCACCCTGCTGCTCGAGCTTCTTGCGCTGCTCGTCGGCCTTCTTCTGAAGCTCTTCCTGGAGCTTCTTCTGGGTTTCCTCGAACACCTTCGGATCGGTCGGCGGACCGTCATAGGCCTTCTGGAATTCACCGGCGAGCGGCAGCGGCAGGGTCAGCGGCGCGCCGTTGGCATTGATCGCCTGGACAACGAGATTCTGACCCTTCTTCAT comes from Bradyrhizobium sp. CCGE-LA001 and encodes:
- the hspQ gene encoding heat shock protein HspQ — its product is MIKARTAKFQIGQVVRHRIFSFRGVIFDIDPEFNNTEEWWLSIPEEVRPHKDQPFYHLLAENAESEYVAYVSEQNLLPDDSGEPVRHSQVAEIFIKDKAGGYRPRNPSLN